One Phycisphaerae bacterium DNA window includes the following coding sequences:
- a CDS encoding NAD(P)-dependent oxidoreductase, translating to MGAPMAANLLRAGYEVHVHNRTKSKAASLMDQGARWHDSPSDLARSVRVILSCVSDSPDVEAVYLGEDGVMQGIRKGTLCVDASTISPETARTVAARVHDAGSAFVDAPVSGGKTGAETGKLVFMVGGAAEDVERARPIFETLGKTYVHCGPVGNGQLTKLCNQILCGLNLLGVCEAVVFARKVGLDPEVMLRAVSGGAAGSWALENLGPRMLRRDFAPMFMIDLQQKDLRIALRSAVDCDMPLIGTALVSQLLTANQAANQGRDGTQALVRIIEQIANLAT from the coding sequence ATGGGCGCGCCCATGGCCGCCAATCTGCTTCGCGCGGGCTACGAAGTCCACGTGCACAACCGAACGAAGAGCAAGGCCGCGTCGCTGATGGATCAGGGGGCGCGCTGGCACGACTCCCCTTCGGATCTGGCGAGGTCGGTTCGCGTGATCCTCTCCTGCGTGAGCGACTCGCCCGACGTGGAGGCTGTCTATCTCGGCGAAGACGGCGTCATGCAGGGCATCCGCAAGGGAACGCTCTGCGTCGATGCTTCGACGATATCCCCCGAGACCGCCCGGACGGTGGCTGCGCGCGTCCACGACGCCGGCAGCGCTTTCGTAGACGCACCCGTCTCCGGCGGCAAAACCGGCGCCGAGACCGGCAAGCTTGTCTTCATGGTCGGCGGCGCGGCGGAAGATGTGGAACGCGCTCGCCCGATTTTCGAGACCCTGGGAAAGACCTACGTTCACTGCGGGCCCGTGGGCAACGGCCAGCTCACCAAGCTCTGCAACCAGATTCTCTGCGGGCTCAACCTGCTCGGAGTCTGCGAGGCGGTGGTCTTCGCCCGAAAGGTGGGACTTGATCCCGAGGTCATGCTGCGGGCGGTGTCGGGGGGGGCGGCCGGATCGTGGGCACTGGAAAACCTCGGCCCGCGCATGCTTCGCCGCGATTTCGCCCCCATGTTCATGATCGACCTGCAGCAGAAGGATCTGCGTATTGCGCTCCGTTCCGCGGTTGACTGCGATATGCCGTTGATCGGTACGGCCCTGGTATCCCAGCTTCTCACCGCCAACCAGGCTGCCAACCAGGGTCGCGATGGTACCCAGGCTCTCGTCCGCATCATCGAACAGATTGCCAATTTAGCCACGTAG
- the pyrF gene encoding orotidine-5'-phosphate decarboxylase has product MVNHFADRLLAAIDRCDTPACVGFDPVLDRLPAAIRPDSTETEHAAHVLHQPEFRRRAAEAVTAFGRLVIEAVAGIVPAIKINVAFFEPFREHGISAYHELIREAHARDLIVIGDVKRADIGHTSQQYALAHLGDAPSGSPEDDLPDAITINPYFGLDGVGPFIEGAEQTGRGVFVLVQTSNPSAVEVQGLATSEGGLVGHRVGDLVERWASSAGRVGLRGYSLVGAVVSPRDLESTTALRERMPHCIFLVPGFGAQGRSLEEVAHCFRDDGTGAIVTASRSVIYAFPDDGREGDSGLQKAIRSAAEEFAGQLRSLKSAIRRL; this is encoded by the coding sequence ATGGTGAACCACTTTGCCGATCGACTGCTGGCCGCCATCGACCGCTGCGACACGCCCGCTTGTGTCGGATTCGATCCCGTGCTCGACCGCCTGCCCGCAGCAATCCGGCCTGATTCAACGGAGACGGAGCACGCGGCGCATGTCCTCCACCAACCGGAATTCCGTCGCCGCGCCGCCGAAGCCGTCACCGCGTTCGGACGATTGGTAATCGAAGCCGTCGCCGGTATCGTCCCGGCCATCAAGATCAACGTCGCCTTCTTCGAGCCTTTTCGCGAGCACGGTATTTCGGCGTACCACGAGCTTATCCGCGAGGCGCACGCCCGCGACCTGATCGTCATCGGCGATGTCAAACGCGCCGACATCGGGCACACCTCGCAACAGTACGCCCTCGCTCACCTCGGCGATGCGCCCTCGGGGTCGCCCGAAGACGATTTGCCCGATGCCATCACCATCAACCCCTATTTCGGCCTGGACGGGGTCGGCCCGTTCATCGAGGGCGCCGAACAAACCGGTCGTGGGGTGTTTGTGCTCGTGCAGACCAGCAATCCGTCAGCGGTTGAAGTGCAGGGGCTGGCAACATCGGAGGGCGGCCTCGTCGGGCACCGCGTGGGCGATCTCGTCGAGCGGTGGGCGAGCTCGGCCGGGCGTGTCGGATTGCGGGGATACAGTCTCGTCGGCGCGGTCGTCTCCCCGCGCGATTTGGAATCGACCACCGCACTCCGCGAGCGGATGCCGCACTGCATCTTCCTGGTCCCCGGATTCGGGGCACAAGGACGGTCGCTCGAGGAGGTCGCCCACTGCTTCCGCGACGACGGCACCGGCGCAATAGTCACGGCCTCGCGCAGCGTGATCTATGCGTTTCCCGACGACGGACGGGAAGGCGATTCCGGGCTGCAGAAAGCCATCCGCAGCGCCGCGGAGGAATTCGCCGGGCAACTCCGTTCGCTCAAATCTGCGATCCGCAGGCTCTAG
- a CDS encoding gamma carbonic anhydrase family protein, translating to MSTEGQVIPRVGEQVFIASTAYVGGDVTIGDQSTVMHHVTIRGDIAPIRIGRRVNVQDGTVVHTRHGVALDIADDVGIGHRAVVHCRRVGRRSLIGIGAIVLDNCEIGERCLIAAGALLPPGTRVPDGSVLMGIPGKVVRTVTEDDLATIDHVINSYQELGRRHAAGLFPNILSQNTGRLSASEHRGAD from the coding sequence ATGAGTACCGAAGGTCAGGTCATCCCCCGTGTCGGCGAACAGGTTTTCATTGCATCCACCGCGTACGTCGGCGGTGACGTGACCATCGGCGACCAGTCGACGGTCATGCACCACGTCACCATTCGCGGGGATATCGCCCCGATTCGCATCGGCCGCCGCGTGAACGTCCAGGACGGGACCGTCGTGCACACGCGCCACGGCGTCGCGCTGGACATCGCCGACGATGTGGGCATTGGCCACCGGGCCGTGGTCCACTGTCGGCGGGTGGGACGGCGGTCCCTGATCGGCATCGGCGCCATCGTTCTGGACAACTGTGAGATCGGGGAACGGTGTCTGATTGCCGCAGGGGCGCTGCTTCCGCCGGGAACCAGGGTCCCCGACGGAAGTGTCTTGATGGGAATTCCGGGCAAGGTGGTTCGAACGGTCACGGAAGACGACCTCGCCACCATCGATCACGTCATCAACAGCTACCAGGAATTGGGAAGGCGCCACGCCGCAGGCCTTTTTCCCAATATTCTGAGCCAGAACACGGGCCGGTTGTCTGCTTCTGAACATCGCGGCGCAGATTGA
- a CDS encoding right-handed parallel beta-helix repeat-containing protein yields the protein MRSTKRSLLARLGAACVAFCAATGIATAQSVRYVDADATGPTHDGLTWCTAYADLQAALDEAGTVPTPPNDPVTEIRVAAGMYKPREGANRTKRFELIDGVAIVGGFAGCGLPDPDQRDFVNHPSILSGDLNGDDLPGFVNDGENSYHVVWALAGVTRSAVLDGFVIEGGNANGNNPSDRGGAIFMFNFGDGSPPSPTIRNCIIRRNRAVTSSATPAKGGAIYIDNGSPLFENCLIVGNHAPDGGAMFNFGPLSMPLIERCTIAHNSADANTGGVYNAGASTIVRNSILWGNSDAGGVDESAQYHAGAGVSEIDYSIVEGWTGAALSGHETIGDNPLFPDADGSDGIYGTADDDFRLSDTSPGVNTGDPASSPAPGTIELANQPRLMGCRVDRGAYETSVGQLFGDFDADEDVDLRDVAWQQICLGAEAFRPELVRACLCLFDDNSDEALNLVDLSALIGAMQP from the coding sequence ATGCGATCCACAAAGCGATCTCTGCTTGCGCGCCTGGGCGCGGCCTGTGTGGCGTTCTGCGCCGCGACAGGGATCGCTACCGCCCAGTCCGTTCGTTACGTGGATGCGGATGCAACCGGACCGACTCACGACGGCCTGACGTGGTGTACGGCCTACGCGGATCTCCAGGCGGCGCTGGACGAAGCTGGAACCGTCCCAACACCACCGAACGATCCGGTTACCGAGATTCGCGTGGCAGCGGGGATGTACAAGCCCCGGGAAGGCGCGAATCGAACCAAGCGGTTCGAGCTGATCGATGGCGTGGCGATCGTCGGCGGTTTCGCCGGATGCGGTCTGCCCGATCCGGATCAACGCGACTTCGTGAACCATCCCAGTATTCTGTCGGGGGATTTGAACGGCGACGACCTTCCGGGCTTTGTCAACGATGGCGAGAACAGCTACCACGTTGTGTGGGCGTTGGCGGGGGTGACGCGTTCCGCTGTGCTCGACGGGTTCGTCATCGAGGGCGGGAACGCCAACGGCAACAACCCCAGCGATCGCGGCGGGGCTATATTCATGTTCAATTTCGGCGACGGATCACCCCCGAGTCCCACGATCCGGAATTGCATCATTCGCCGCAACCGGGCGGTCACGTCATCGGCGACGCCGGCCAAGGGCGGCGCGATCTACATCGACAACGGTAGCCCCCTCTTTGAGAATTGCCTGATCGTGGGCAATCACGCGCCGGATGGTGGGGCGATGTTCAACTTCGGGCCGCTGTCCATGCCCCTCATCGAGCGCTGCACGATCGCTCACAACTCGGCCGATGCGAATACCGGCGGCGTGTACAATGCCGGTGCAAGCACGATCGTGCGCAACTCGATATTGTGGGGCAACAGCGACGCGGGCGGCGTTGACGAATCGGCCCAATACCACGCCGGGGCCGGTGTGAGCGAGATCGATTACAGCATTGTTGAAGGTTGGACCGGTGCGGCCCTGTCCGGACACGAGACCATCGGCGACAACCCGCTTTTTCCGGATGCCGACGGGAGCGACGGAATCTACGGCACGGCCGACGATGATTTTCGTTTGAGTGACACGTCGCCGGGCGTGAATACGGGCGACCCGGCATCCTCGCCTGCGCCGGGAACCATTGAACTGGCCAATCAGCCGCGATTGATGGGCTGCCGCGTGGATCGCGGGGCGTACGAGACATCGGTCGGACAGCTTTTCGGGGACTTCGACGCTGACGAGGACGTCGATCTGCGCGACGTGGCCTGGCAGCAAATCTGCTTGGGCGCGGAGGCTTTCCGTCCCGAACTGGTCCGCGCTTGCCTCTGCCTGTTCGATGACAACAGCGATGAGGCGTTAAATCTGGTTGATCTGTCGGCGCTGATCGGTGCGATGCAGCCTTAG